Genomic segment of Triticum aestivum cultivar Chinese Spring chromosome 6A, IWGSC CS RefSeq v2.1, whole genome shotgun sequence:
AGAGCTGCAACCATTGTCACTGAACCCTTGAATAAATCAGAAAtacctgacaccaaatctcgcaacatgacgagaaaccctaacctcacctTCCCAAGGAGACGGCAGGATTCTACGTCGGTGCTCCGTCGACTATGTCTAGATGGACTAACTCAAGGAGGATCGGAGCTCgaaagacaaactcgaagaagaagcgtCGCCATCTGCCCGAGCGCCGCACCTGCAAGGACTAAAAAACCTTAACCTAAGCTACTAACTAGAGCAGAGGCATCGAGATTCCCCTCACGCCACCAGCCATTGCCCACGGGAGTGGCAGGcagaggggaggcgaatccacgggCTCGCTGATGAAGTTTGGAGAGGGGAAGTTTGCCCTAGTTGCCAAGGGATAGGGGAGGGATAGATAAATCCTAGATTGATTCTCTGGCTCAAACACCGTTATTATGTAAGGCAAAATTATCCGTCACTCGCAACAACACCGTCGACAGAAAAAAGCACGTAAAAGGAGTCGAGAAGgaaaaaaacaaataaaacacTAGAATTTGCATGTTTTGACTTTACCTTGTGAAAAATAATGTGTTTGCTACATGTAAGTTAACTCAAATAGTTGAAGTGCCAATTATATCCATGCAACACTgagggaaagaggggggggggggtgcaatgGCGTACCTGGAACACGCGGGAGATGGATACAACACGGTTGTCTATAATGTTGTCGATGGACGAGAGTACAAGGGTTGCCAGCGAGGTGGCACGCTGATGATGCCAGTCGTAGGTGGTGTGGAATAGTGGTTGGGGCGGCTGTCGGGAGACGGGAGAGGGCGATccactaagagcaactccaatagctcCCCTACTAAAATCACTTTTACGGGATGATTATGAAATTTACGGTGTGGTGGCGTGGCGACGGTGGCGCGGTGTGGCGACAGTGCCCGATCTGATGGCGCACAGTGGCAACCCAATGTGGCAGTGACCGGCGGCGAGCCGACGTGACGCAAGAATCTCCTTGTCGTGAAGTTTCAAGCGGTTATCCATCCGTCAAAATTATATGAAAAAACTTTCTTCCTGTAAACTTGCCTGTGATTATACGGGATTTCGTAACATATTCGGGTTTACGGGAGCTGTTGGAGGCATTTTGTTTTGCCTCAACTTCTTGTAAACGGTACTCTTTTCGTTCCATAATAGTATAAGAGTGTTTTTAACACTTTTTATAGGGTGCTCTAGCACACAATTTATTTTTTGGGTAACTTACAAATAATCTAAAAAGTAAACCTGTTTTGTTTTTAGGAGAAAAGAAAAATATTAAttatcaaaaaagagagaagaaaaaattaacctcttgttttttttttgagacaacctcGCATGCTTTATTCACTCTCCATAATGCTTAACGGTACAAAATCAAGCTCTCCAGGCTGACCCAACCACACACAACGGCCAAAACCCAGAGACAAAGTATACTTAgcgagattgtgagcctcgaaattTAAGCTCCTAAACTCATGGACTACTTTACATAACATAAAAGAATTAGCACGATGTATTATTTCATGCACTATAGCTCCATACTCTGATGACGAGCTTTTGTGGACCTCTTCTACCACCCGCTTGCAATCCGATGCAATCTGAATTTTGTTTTATAAAGATCTTCCGCCAAGGCTTGCCCTTCCCTCGCAGCAATAGCTTCCAGCGTACTTGCTTCAGTGATGAACTTAATTTTTAATGCTGAAGCTCCTAAGAACCTGCCCATGTGGTTTCTTGTGTGTCCGTCAGCGCAACGCAGCTGCCATTTCCAGTATCCACCCCGCGCCGGCGCCGCGCTCCTCCCCCGCTCGAACTGCTCGTCTACtagcggcgccgccctctcgctcCCGGACACAACGAGCTCCGGCGGCCCCGGAAGAAGACCGAGGACTCCGAGGGGAGTGGAAGCCAGGGGCAGGGCCTGGCTGCGGGAGCCGGGGGACGACGGTCGGCGCTGACTTGCGCCGGATATCAGTAACCGCCTGCTCCTGGATTCCAGATTCGAGCTCGGCTGATGCTGCCTACTCGATTCCCAGATTTCGGATGCTAGATTCCCCTTTTTTCTCCTGTTTTTGCTGATTCTTTTCTTCCGCTCCAGCAGGGCGCGCCACCTGTTCGACGGAATGCACAAGAAGACAGCGGCGAGCGGCAAGTGTCACTTCGGCGACCTCACCGACGACCTCCTCCGGCACGTGCTGTCCTTTCTGCCTGCGGCTGATGCTCTGCAGACTTGCGTGCTCGACACCCGATGATGataatgaagaagatgatgataatGACATTGAGTATGACCCACTAGTACTCGATGTGCCTCTCATCTCCCAGCACTTGAAGATCCTACACCTTAATCGGGTTGACCTAAAACGCTCCACTCTGAATTTCTCGCGCTGCTCGGTATTGGAGGAACTAGAGATGCAAGATTGCTACATTGATGCACGCAGGATATCTTCCAAATCGCTAAAGCGTCTCTGCATTACCGACTTTTGTTCCTTCCCTACGAAGTTTCACATTCGGATATTTGCTCCGGGTCTTATCTCACTGCAACTTGATAATTTTGATGGCTTGACCCCTTCCCTTGAATACATGCCATCTCTAGAAACAGCTTACATTTGGCTTGACAATGATTGCTATCATTTGTGTCGTGGTAGCTGGCAGGACTATGACCTTGATGACTGCAGTTGTCATGCTTATCCCGTTGATGAGGGTGTGCTTCTCCATGGTTTGTCCAATGCTGTTAATTTGGAGTTGATAGCTGATATTTACACTGACATGGTACATTTGCACTTACATCCTTTTTTACTCTTATTGTTATTCTTTGTTCATTGTTTAACCTGCATATACTTATTCTCATTGCCATGGTTTGCTACTTTTATCTCCACCGATGGGTTTGAATCAATGATTTGTAACATAGTGGCTTGATTGGATAAAATTTATTTACAGGGCTTTAGGTGTAGTTCTGTATTTCCTTACTTATGTCTGAAACTAAAATATCTACCCAAACTTCCTACTTATTAAATTTatttcgtcttcttgagtctcataGTTCTTTTTTGTTCCTTTGCTATCTGGTAGTTTGAAATTAAAGTATCTACCCAAAGTTCCTACTACCCAAAATTATTTCATCTCCTAGAGTCTCAAAGTTTCATTTTGTTCCTTGCTATTTGTCCAGTTTATCTACAGCTGGGATTTAAAATACTGCCCAGTATTTGACAAACTAGAGACCCTATTAATCAATGAGTGGTTTACGACTATTGACCTACTGTGCATTCTCCAACACTCACCAATTCTTGAGACGCTCACTCTTCAGCTTGGTGACACTAAGGTATATATGAATTCATTGTTTTGTTGTTAAAGGAATTATTTCTGTTGATCTTACTAAATATTTTTCATCATAGGAACTTGTTAGAGCAACGGGAGCACAAGAAAAGATCGAACAATCATTTTTGTGCTCGAACCTTAAGGTTGTCAACATTGAATGTACAAAGGTTGATGAGGGAGTTCACAAGATTTTGAAGATCTTGAGTACATGTGGCATACTTCGTGATCAAATTAGCATCACGGAGCAATGGCCTTACTCAGACCGTAAGTAACCTTTGTCATTCTTTATGGGTTTTTTCTGTGATCTTCCTACTTGTTCTATCATGTCTGTTGTAATTAAATAACAATTAGGGTTTATGACACCATTTTGAATTCTATTTATATTCAGTATCCATTATTGGATTGTGTGTTGGTGTACTTCAGAATGGCTGTTAAGTTTTGCCAAAATTAATTGTTCTATTATTACTGGTTATAATACAATAGTTACCAAACATTACTGATGTGCCTGTAAATCTGTTTCATCCATGATAGATCATTTGGTTTTGATCCTGTGTTTTTTTACTGTTTATAACTACTGATGGAAATAGCAGTTCTTCTTGTCTTGAAATTTAGCTTTTATGTTTGCTCTCC
This window contains:
- the LOC123128837 gene encoding uncharacterized protein encodes the protein MLCRLACSTPDDDNEEDDDNDIEYDPLVLDVPLISQHLKILHLNRVDLKRSTLNFSRCSVLEELEMQDCYIDARRISSKSLKRLCITDFCSFPTKFHIRIFAPGLISLQLDNFDGLTPSLEYMPSLETAYIWLDNDCYHLCRGSWQDYDLDDCSCHAYPVDEGVLLHGLSNAVNLELIADIYTDMFIYSWDLKYCPVFDKLETLLINEWFTTIDLLCILQHSPILETLTLQLGDTKELVRATGAQEKIEQSFLCSNLKVVNIECTKVDEGVHKILKILSTCGILRDQISITEQWPYSDRFSFQKPLPLLPSTAALVAVSTSDDI